In the Equus caballus isolate H_3958 breed thoroughbred chromosome 26, TB-T2T, whole genome shotgun sequence genome, CCTTCCTCCAAATTGTCTGCTGACCCCGGAGAACCGGGCCCATCCTCCTTGAGCTTCTTAACCGGCAGTCTTCTGTCCGCCTGGAACCTCCTTTTGGCTGGCAGTCTGCTCATGTCTTTTTGGTCGTCTTCTGTTTTCAGAGAAAGGTCTCTCGTGCTGGAGGAGGCCGCTGCGGCGTCGCCCACGGTGACTCGGATGATGTCCGAGGGATCCGACAGTGGGCTGCGGGGCTCGGTCTTGATCCGGACCTCTGTGACGGGGGgcactccctccctctctgtcgaCTGAGAAGCGCTGAAGGACCGGAGGCGGTGCGGCTGCGGAACTGGAGTCCGGTCATCCAGGGCTGATTTTTCACCGCCATCTTTTAAAGATGACCTTTGAGATAAAGCACAAAACACATTCCCTGGTGCGTCGACTGACACTGAAGATGACCCCTGGGAAGATTTCAAATCTATTGAGGGTGAGTAGACAGGAACCTGGCTGTCCATCGACAATGACCGCCTGAGGAGACTCTTGACAAGAGGGCCACTTCTGTCGATGCTTTGGTTTCCAGAACCAGACCCACTGGATGGGATCACTAACCCCAGCTTTGAATAGTACAGCAAGTTTCTATCTTCGCCAGGACCACTTCCTTTGTTAGTTTCTTTCAACAGATACGGAGTCTCTGATGAGCTTCGAAGAGACAAAACAGGTGGCCGTGGTCTTTTCAAAGCCAGCTCTATGGCTTTTCCTTTGGGCAGCTGACCACTCACACCGGGTTTATCATCCCCTGCCTCTCTGTCTTGTAGCGGCTTTGAAGGCAGCACTGCATTCCTTTTCCCCAAACTGCTTCTGTTAGGATCATCCACAGATGCAGAATGCTCGAGAGACTTTGCATACCCTACAGAACTATCTTTTGGCCAAGTCTTTTCAGTCAATGACAAGTTGTGCAGCGGCTCCACCGGTTTGGGAACATGCGGCTTGCTGGTGCTGGTCCTGACGGCAAGGTTCGGTGCAGGCCGGGAAGTATGGCTTCCGTCGGCTGGATGCTGACTTACAGTTTTCCCTTGTGCTTCGTTTCTACTTTGACAAACAATGACACTTCTCTTTTGAGAACTGTTTTCGTCATCTTCTATGAACACTTTTTTCCTGTTGGGACATGCTGGAAAGGGGGCTTGAGGTGTTTTAGAGACGATGTTAGTCAGAAAGGAAATCCCAAGGCTGTAGCCCAGTTCTTGCACAGCGGCAAGGCTGCCTTTCTCAACAAACAAAGACGAAGAATAAATGTAGTTCAGAACGTTATCGAAAGCATCTGGTTCACAAAAGTCAAGCTGAAATACAGTTTGTGACTCATTCTCCTTATTTGTGAATAAACTCTGAAAGTATTCACTGCTGGCAGCCAAGACATTTTTATGAGCTCGAAATTTCTGGTCTCCGACGATCAGAAGCACGTCACACAGCTGTCCTTTGAGGCGCTCCTCGTTGAGGGCACTCAGGAGAGAGATGGCGTGCGCTGGGTTGATGTAATGCAGTAGTCCCTCCATCGCCTGGGCTGATCTGAAAGACAAAACGTGACAGCGTCACGAAAACGCAGGAGGGCTCCTGAGGTGCAGTGCTCCTAGGGGCAGGAACACTAGCTGTCTTTCCGGAGGTGCCAAGAGTTAGCAGATTACAGGCAGACAAAAGCTTTCTGGATGAACAATCTTATTTAAACAACACAGAAAATACAAACAGACAAGTTTTATGGCTTATGTAGGTCATCAATCATTAAAACTGAAGAATTTTAGGAACTGAAGACAATAACAGGCATTTTTATACCCTCAGAAGGCTCCTGGTATGCAGGGAAGCAACATCTGAAAATAAAGGCTTATTATTTAGGGTCCTTATCCACTTGATGCTTGGTTCTATTCCTCATTAGTTCAGAAAATACGTATGAAATATCAAAACCCCTACAGTCCATAATTCTGAAAGGAAATCAGTTTTACTACTGGATGTAATTAAACACAATGTGAATTGTTAACAATGGGTTGTAAAGTAGAGGTCTCGCTAGACCTTTAAAAATAGGTAAgaatttggaaagagaaaaatcatttgcTAATTACTATATCATCAAAGGTTAACACAAAGGGTTTAAGAAAGGTTAGAAATAGTAAAGAATAAaagagtttgttttctttcttatctaaACACCTTGCAATCTACTGAATTTTCTTACCAAATTACACTTTCAACAACAGCACAAAGGAAACTTTGGCCTGGATCTAAACTTCATTGTTACTAAGTCTAAATCCGGGTGTCACTTGACGTCCCACTGAGATTCTCTCCAAATCTAAAAGCGAGACACGAGGGCCTAGCAGCCAAGTGAGGCTCTGGCCCAGATGCTGGCTCCTCCCTGTTGTCCATCAGCCTCTCTCTGATTATCCAGTCCCCACGTGAGTTACTCCCACTGGGAGTAACGACTGTGCCCTCCTTTACGGTTGCTGCAAAATTCACATGAGCTAGCATCTCGTACATAGTAAGGACTCAACGAATATTGTGTAATTAATTTTCAGAAACTGCAGGACTAACAAGCACTTAATTCAGTATCAAAGCAAAGGGTGCAGATTCACCCCACCCGTGCTCTTGATGAAGATGAAGTTATTTTGTATGGAGACAACGCCTGATTCTCCAGACCCGACCCTTCACTTAGACTTCTGTTATGGTACCAGCTCAGCCCTGTGGTTTGATTTTATAATGCcaccttttctttaaaatagttatGACACTTACTTTTAatatcaaaatggattaaaggaaCCAGGACTATTTGTGACGGTTTTAGCATTCTCTTGAGGGCAAGCAGTAGGTGTACCAAACTTGGCACGCGGACACTTGCAGGTTCTCCTTCGGCTTCAAAGGATCAGCTTCTGTTGGTCGACTGGCATCCAGCTCTTCTGAAGAGCCACAAAGAAGAGTGTGCTAGGCCACCAATCTGGAGCGACCAAACATGGTATACAAATTTCTCGAATTTTATTCTGACTCTGTGCTATGGTGCTGACTCAATTGAACTGACTCAGAGGCATGACTTTGCTTCCGGGGACGAAGCTTGTAGCCCGTCCACGAATGAGTGACTCGGTGAGACTGTATCGAGTTTCTGTTCACTCCTGCCTCCCATCATTTCACATCAATGGGagattttaattcctctatttgTGATTGTTTGTTAAAgatattttcccttccttttcctttcctgtcagccattttaatttctctcttaatCCTAATATATGGTCTTTATAATCACATATCTATTTATGTGCAAAGCAACCCTTGTCATCTTTTACAGAGGTCAGCAGAGAAAGAAACTTATAATGCCACACTTATCAACTCAGCTGCATACCAAACACTGTTTTTAGTGCGAATAATTTTTGAGAAAGCTAGTTCAGATGTC is a window encoding:
- the ZBTB21 gene encoding zinc finger and BTB domain-containing protein 21 isoform X2, which codes for MEGLLHYINPAHAISLLSALNEERLKGQLCDVLLIVGDQKFRAHKNVLAASSEYFQSLFTNKENESQTVFQLDFCEPDAFDNVLNYIYSSSLFVEKGSLAAVQELGYSLGISFLTNIVSKTPQAPFPACPNRKKVFIEDDENSSQKRSVIVCQSRNEAQGKTVSQHPADGSHTSRPAPNLAVRTSTSKPHVPKPVEPLHNLSLTEKTWPKDSSVGYAKSLEHSASVDDPNRSSLGKRNAVLPSKPLQDREAGDDKPGVSGQLPKGKAIELALKRPRPPVLSLRSSSETPYLLKETNKGSGPGEDRNLLYYSKLGLVIPSSGSGSGNQSIDRSGPLVKSLLRRSLSMDSQVPVYSPSIDLKSSQGSSSVSVDAPGNVFCALSQRSSLKDGGEKSALDDRTPVPQPHRLRSFSASQSTEREGVPPVTEVRIKTEPRSPLSDPSDIIRVTVGDAAAASSSTRDLSLKTEDDQKDMSRLPAKRRFQADRRLPVKKLKEDGPGSPGSADNLEEGSSPALLEADFPDSDLNKDEFEQGNHERLCRNATVCPYCSLRFFSPELKHEHESKCEYKKLTCLECMRTFKSSFSIWRHQVEVHNQNTMAPAENFSLPVLDHNGEVSAPSRPQAPPEPRNTNHLVAAKDDNVFSDCSEQVNFDSEDSSCLPEDLSLSKQLKIQVKEEPAEEAEEEAPEASAAPKDAGSSADPGLWPCEKCGKTFPAHKQLERHQELLCSVKPFICHVCNKAFRTNFRLWSHFQSHMSQAAEDPAHKDSDACPVPTNSPSPPPLPPPPPLPKIQPLEPDSPTGLPENPAPSTEKLFAPQESDTLFYHAPPLSAITFKRQFMCKLCHRTFKTAFSLWSHEQTHN